In the Haloarcula salinisoli genome, TTTGTCTATATGTTACCGTATGGCACTCCTCGAAGCGCTCCAGAACGAGGTCGGCGACAATCTCAGAGCCGTGGCGACCTACGAGGAAAAAGAGTGGGAGATAATCTACGAGCGCGAGGATATCGAAGCCAAACCCCGTATCTTCGAGAAGATACACCGGGAGCTGATTCTGGAGGGGATGGGCACCGAGTATCTGGAGGAGGTCTTCGGCGTCGGCGACCTCAACTGCACCATGCACAGCTTCGAGGAAGCGATGTGTTTCCACTTCGTCCGCGGGTCGCTGCAAGGGGTGTTCATCTCTATCGAGCCGGACGCCATGGTCCCCCTCGAGGAGTTCGTGACCATCTGCAAGGAGAGCGAGATAGAGCCGCCGCGGTGAACTGGCCGGCCGAGAATCCCCTCTCAATCGCAGTGACCGTCCGACTACCCCGACTCCGGCAGTCGCTGGGCCATCGCCCGCACGTACTCGACTGCGACGTCTGCGTCGACGCCGTCCGCCGGTGCTATCGCGTCGGTGACCGCCCCACAGCCATGCAGTAACTGCGCCCGGCGGTCGCTCTCCGGGAGCTTGTTCTGACTGACCCTCGTGGCCGTTTCGATGGTCCGTCGAGCGGTCTCGAACTCCCCGGCCTGTATCGCCGTCTCGGTCTCCTCGAGGAGCTGGGAAAGGACTGCGTGTACGTCACTCGGGAGGTCGTCGGGCACGATTCGAAGTCGGAGGGCGCCGTGATAGAAGTGCGGGCCTCGAACGCAGCTATTCCGACTGGTCTGGTGTGAAAGGCCTGAGAGGTCACCGCTCCTGTTTTATTTCGTCGACGTACTGCTCTGGGCCGTCCATTCGTATCCGTATGTGCGTAATCTCCTGGTGGAGTCCGGACTCGTCGTCGAACGCACCGACCTCCTCCCCGTCGATGAACAGTCGAAACTGGCCCCCGTCGGTCTCGATTCTGTAATCGTGGACATCTCCGTCGTGGTCGTAGCCCGGTTCGATCATCGTCGTCTCCTCCCCGTCCTCGTTTCGCAAAAGTGCGACGTTGTTATCGACGTAGTCCTTCCCGATACCATCGGGCAACTGTCTGACTGTGAGAGTGTACTTGTCCACGTTAGCATCCAGATTGTCCTCGGGTAGGTCGACGAGAAATTGGAACCGGAGGCCCCGTCCCCCCTCGTTATTCTGGACATCGTTGAACTGCCACGCACCGGTGAATCCGGATTGAATCGAGGTAGCCGCGAAGTCGTTCGACCGCCTCTCCGCTGTGAGTCGACTCGCCTCTATTGAGAACGCACCATCCA is a window encoding:
- a CDS encoding DUF7522 family protein encodes the protein MALLEALQNEVGDNLRAVATYEEKEWEIIYEREDIEAKPRIFEKIHRELILEGMGTEYLEEVFGVGDLNCTMHSFEEAMCFHFVRGSLQGVFISIEPDAMVPLEEFVTICKESEIEPPR